A DNA window from Corvus hawaiiensis isolate bCorHaw1 chromosome 11, bCorHaw1.pri.cur, whole genome shotgun sequence contains the following coding sequences:
- the GNL3 gene encoding guanine nucleotide-binding protein-like 3 has protein sequence MKRPKLRKASKRLSCHKRYKIQKKIREHHRKVRKEAKKRGHKKPKKDPGIPSAAPFKEELLREAEQRKQRLEELKQKQKLNRQKEHEKKRKLEAKKNAAKIKEKAEGKESPGKSKGKTNKLLNKNSKKSFCRELMKVLEASDVVLEVLDARDPMGCRCPQLEQAVTCSGGNKKLLLVLNKTDLVPKDNLEKWLNYLKKEFPTVAFKSATMMKDKTMQEQVTKRRARVDFSETSQYFGSKCLLKLLQEYSKTQDKGIQVGVVGFPNVGKSSIINSLKGKRACNVGLARGVTKSMQIVHLDKQTKMLDSPSIIADPSNSTLALALRSIIDTEGSDSADVLEGVNAIINHCSKQQIMMHYNIPDFRDPEEFLSLLAQKRGMLKKGGVPDIENMAKLVLCDWTGARIKYYSQPPGFQKPPPYLTEQKIAEMQEGFNLNNLEEENSNTVQALKHPSPASSIVFQSAGMTNGTIEENKVIEEGPEWANMETSKEEEEEEEEEEEFTESDDDEDDVEEDDDDDVEEESQVQVTRRTQPGKGQTNPTNSKEQMAGNERSRSLSFSLDKPADEDDAYDFNTDYV, from the exons ATGAAGCGGCCGA AGCTGAGGAAGGCGAGCAAGAGGCTGAGCTGCCACAAGCGCTACAAGATCCAGAAGAAG ATCAGAGAACACCACCGAAAAGTCAGGAAGGAGGCCAAGAAACGCGGACACAAAAAGCCCAAGAAAGATCCCGGAATTCCCAGTGCCGCGCCGTTTAAGGAAGAGCTTCTGCGGGAAGCGGAGCAAAGAAAGCAGAGG CTTGAAGAactgaaacaaaagcagaagctCAACAGACAGAAAGAACATgaaaagaagaggaagctgGAAGCTAAAAAGAATGCGGCcaaaatcaaggaaaaagcagagggaaag GAATCCCCTGGCAAGTCTAAAGGAAAGACTAACAAGCTGCTgaataaaaattcaaagaaatcaTTCTGCAGAGAGCTCATGAAG GTGCTTGAGGCCTCAGATGTGGTTCTGGAGGTTTTGGATGCCAGAGATCCAATGGGCTGCCGGTGTCCTCAGCTGGAGCAAGCTGTCACTTGCTCTGGAGGAAACAAAAAGCTGCTGTTGGTTCTGAACAAAACTG ATTTGGTGCCAAAGGACAACTTAGAGAAATGGTTGAATTATTTGAAGAAGGAGTTTCCAACAGTTGCTTTTAAGTCAGCAACAATGATGAAGGACAAGACTATG CAGGAACAGGTCACAAAAAGACGTGCACGTGTTGATTTCTCAGAAACCTCTCAATATTTCGGCAGCAAATGCCTTTTGAAGCTTCTTCAAGAGTACAGCAAGACCCAAGACAAAGGCATTCAGGTTGGGGTGGTAG GTTTCCCTAACGTGGGAAAGAGCAGCATAATCAACAGTCTTAAAGGAAAGCGTGCCTGCAATGTTGGCCTGGCAAGAGGTGTTACCAA GTCCATGCAAATTGTGCACCTCGATAAGCAGACAAAGATGTTGGACAGTCCAAGTATAATTGCAGATCCTTCCAACAGTACCCTGGCTCTGGCCTTGAGAAGTATCATAGACACTGAAGGATCAGACTCAGCAGATGTGCTCGAAGGAGTAAATGCCATCATAAATCACTGCAGTAAGCAGCAG ATAATGATGCACTATAATATCCCAGATTTCAGGGACCCTGAAGAGTTTTTATCTTTACTGGCTCAGAAGAGGGGCATGCTGAAAAAGGGAGGTGTTCCTGACATAGAAAATATGGCTAAATTAGTGCTTTGTGACTGGACAGG agcCAGAATAAAGTACTACTCACAACCTCCAGGATTTCAGAAGCCACCACCCTATCTTACAGAACAAAAAATAGCTGAAATGCAGGAAGGCTTTAATTTAAATAACctagaagaagaaaacagcaacacTGTTCAAG ctttaaAACACCCCAGCCCAGCAAGCAGCATTGTTTTTCAGTCAGCTGGTATGACAAATGGGACAatagaggaaaataaagtgaTAGAGGAAGGACCAGAGTGGGCAAACATGGAAACAagcaaggaggaggaagaggaagaagaggaggaagaggaattCACAGAaagtgatgatgatgaagatgatgtggaagaagatgatgatgatgatgtggAAGAG GAAAGTCAAGTTCAGGTCACCAGAAGaacacagcctggaaaaggacAAACAAATCCTACAAATTCCAAAGAGCAGATGGCAG GAAATGAACGTTCCAGATCACTGTCCTTCAGCTTAGATAAACCAGCAGATGAAGATGATGCCTATGATTTTAATACAGACTATGTGTAA
- the GLT8D1 gene encoding glycosyltransferase 8 domain-containing protein 1, which translates to MTLRKVNISILIVAVVIFLLVIHHNFLSLSDFLRRELSDPSPLGLQPIDFIPAAPQSLTDEGNDKEISVVIAASDERLGGAIAAMNSIYQHTRSNVVFHIVTLNDTVDHLRMWLRSTSLKNMRYRILDFDPRVLEGKVQVDPQKADTFKPLTFARFYLPNLVPHAEKVIYVDDDVIVQDDIVELYNTPLKPGHAAAFSDDCDSTSSKVAVRGAGNQYNYIGFLDYKKETIRKLAMKANTCSFNPGVFVANLTEWKLQNITKQLEKWMALNVVEELYSKTLAGSVTTPPLLIVFYKQHSSIDPMWNVRHLGSSAGKRYSLQFVKAAKLLHWNGHFKPWGRTASYAEVWEKWYVPDPTGKFNLIRRHSEAYEAK; encoded by the exons atgacattaaGGAAAG TGAACATTTCCATCCTTATAGTGGCTGTTGTCATATTTTTGCTAGTTATTCATCATAACTTCCTAAGCCTCAGTGACTTCTTGAGACGGGAATTGTCAG ATCCAAGCCCCTTAGGACTTCAGCCTATAGATTtcattcctgcagctccccagagTCTGACAGATGAGGGGAATGACAAGGAGATTTCTGTGGTCATTGCAGCGTCGGATGAGAGGCTCGGAGGTGCAATTGCAGCCATGAACAGCATTTACCAGCACACCAGATCCAACGTGGTTTTCCACATTGTTACTTTGAATGATACTGTGGATCACTTGAG GATGTGGCTGAGGAGCACTTCTCTGAAAAATATGAGATACCGAATTTTGGATTTTGACCCTCGTGTCTTAGAAGGCAAAGTACAAGTGGATCCTCAAAAGGCAGACACCTTCAAACCA CTGACCTTTGCAAGATTCTACTTGCCCAACTTGGTACCTCATGCAGAGAAGGTCATCTATGTGGATGATGATGTAATAGTGCAAG ATGATATTGTTGAACTTTACAACACTCCATTGAAACCTGGACatgcagctgcattttcagaTGACTGTGACTCAACCAGTAGTAAAGTTGCTGTCCGTGGAGCAGGCAATCAG tatAATTACATTGGATTTCTAGATTACAAAAAGGAAACCATCCGAAAGCTTGCTATGAAAGCAAACACCTGCTCTTTCAATCCCGGAGTTTTCGTTGCCAATTTGACTGAATGGAAATTACAGAACATCACTAAACAACTGGAGAAGTGGATGGCACTTAATGTGGT AGAGGAACTCTACAGTAAGACTCTGGCTGGCAGCGTCACAACACCTCCACTGCTAATTGTATTTTACAAGCAGCATTCCAGTATTGACCCCATGTGGAACGTCCGACATCTCG GGTCAAGTGCCGGGAAAAGGTACTCTCTTCAGTTTGTGAAAGCTGCCAAGCTGCTCCATTGGAATGGACATTTCAAACCCTGGGGAAGAACAGCTTCCTATGCAGAAGTCTGGGAGAAGTGGTATGTCCCTGACCCTACAGGCAAGTTCAACCTGATCCGCAGACACTCAGAAGCCTACGAAGCAAAGTAG